The following proteins are co-located in the Castanea sativa cultivar Marrone di Chiusa Pesio chromosome 8, ASM4071231v1 genome:
- the LOC142605865 gene encoding uncharacterized protein LOC142605865, producing MPQSENETQPPPNPNQGQTTPPFTLQRNNQELNPPKDKTTESGYGQVKSQVETLTKKIRIIEGSSARGSVDLDNLTYFLQVIMPPKFTAPEFVKYDGTGDPCAHPYMFCRETTTYGDNHPSLCQIFPDSLTSPAATWYVRLKKTFNWREMANAILEYYRFNTKIAHDCTVLQRIEKKSGESLCEYAQRWRELATQVLPPMMEEEMIKWFIDNLKPPNYEKMISAQVTHFTSLIPIGEHIDEGIRSKKIVDLEALSSMIE from the coding sequence ATGCCCCAGTCTGAAAATGAGACCCAACCACCACCAAATCCAAATCAGGGCCAAACCACGCCACCATTTACCCTACAAAGGAATAACCAAGAGTTGAATCCTCCAAAGGATAAGACCACGGAGTCTGGTTATGGTCAGGTCAAGAGTCAAGTAGAGACCTTGACTAAGAAAATTCGTATCATAGAGGGCTCTAGCGCACGAGGAAGTGTCGATCTAGATAACCTGACCTATTTCCTTCAGGTCATTATGCCTCCCAAGTTCACGGCACCCGAGTTTGTCAAGTACGATGGCACTGGAGATCCCTGCGCCCATCCGTACATGTTTTGTAGGGAGACGACAACCTATGGAGACAATCATCCTTCACTTTGCCAAATTTTCCCTGATAGCTTGACTAGCCCTGCAGCCACATGGTATGTAAGATTGAAAAAGACCTTCAACTGGAGAGAGATGGCCAATGCAATCTTGGAGTATTATCGGTTCAACACTAAAATAGCTCATGATTGCACAGTTCTTCAAAggatagaaaagaaaagtgggGAATCTTTATGTGAGTATGCCCAGAGGTGGCGTGAGCTAGCCACACAAGTGCTTCCTCCCATGATGGAAGAGGAGATGATCAAATGGTTCATTGACAACCTTAAGCCTCCAAACTATGAAAAGATGATCAGTGCCCAAGTCACTCACTTCACTAGCCTAATTCCTATTGGGGAACATATTGATGAGGGTATTAGGAGCAAGAAAATCGTTGATCTCGAAGCCTTAAGCTCCATGATAGAATAG